A window of Dorea formicigenerans contains these coding sequences:
- a CDS encoding rhomboid family intramembrane serine protease, translated as MRNYKKLPICTIAIAAANVLIFLGLSFMGMTEDSAFMMEHGAMYVPYLMNGERYYTLITSMFLHFGFSHLMNNMVMLLVIGYSLEPEIGKIRFLLIYLGSGLMGNLVSAWFDVSQGSYAVSAGASGAIFGIVGALLYVAIRNHGRVGEISTRGLVLMAGLSLYYGFTAQGVDNAAHIGGLVSGFLLAVLTYWKHKPKHY; from the coding sequence ATGAGAAATTACAAGAAATTACCAATTTGTACAATTGCAATCGCAGCAGCGAATGTTCTGATCTTCCTCGGACTGTCTTTTATGGGTATGACTGAGGATTCCGCATTTATGATGGAACACGGAGCAATGTATGTTCCATATCTCATGAACGGAGAACGATATTATACACTGATCACCAGTATGTTTTTGCATTTTGGATTCAGTCATCTAATGAACAATATGGTGATGCTGTTGGTCATCGGTTACAGCCTGGAACCAGAGATTGGAAAGATCCGTTTTCTGCTCATTTATCTTGGAAGCGGACTGATGGGAAATCTCGTATCGGCATGGTTTGATGTGAGTCAGGGAAGCTATGCGGTATCAGCAGGTGCTTCCGGAGCAATCTTTGGAATTGTGGGAGCACTTCTTTATGTTGCAATCCGTAATCATGGACGAGTCGGAGAGATTTCAACAAGAGGACTTGTTCTGATGGCAGGCTTAAGTCTCTATTATGGATTCACCGCACAAGGGGTGGATAACGCAGCCCACATTGGCGGGCTGGTATC
- a CDS encoding DUF6382 domain-containing protein has protein sequence MERKITIEESVPYTEDYQNKMLEENQVEGLLEMHGRGMDDKSCYDYDVSGKVSMKALYEKHTMSGEEIKILLKSILRVVKEVERYLLNVNCILMDPEYIFYTEEKYYFCYYPPKEKSLWEGFHHLSEYLVKCADYQDKECVQIVFLLHKETMKENYSLEQIIKECVKEEEENVLAEDKNTDFGAEEEKEGSTYFDRTEHDWIASQEMGSTILRETENLWTPMKRFLHRRRKPKWGDWDGLYIEEEDL, from the coding sequence ATGGAACGTAAGATTACGATAGAAGAGTCAGTCCCTTATACAGAGGACTATCAAAATAAAATGCTGGAAGAAAATCAGGTGGAAGGACTGCTGGAAATGCATGGACGGGGAATGGATGACAAAAGCTGTTATGATTATGATGTGAGTGGAAAAGTGTCCATGAAAGCGCTCTATGAAAAGCATACGATGAGTGGAGAAGAAATAAAAATATTGCTAAAATCTATTTTGCGTGTCGTGAAAGAAGTAGAAAGGTATCTTCTAAATGTGAATTGTATTCTGATGGATCCGGAGTATATTTTTTACACAGAAGAAAAGTATTATTTTTGTTATTATCCACCGAAAGAAAAAAGTCTGTGGGAAGGATTTCACCATCTGAGCGAATATCTGGTGAAATGTGCAGATTATCAGGATAAAGAATGTGTCCAGATCGTGTTCCTTTTGCATAAAGAGACTATGAAAGAAAATTACAGTCTGGAACAGATTATAAAAGAGTGTGTAAAAGAAGAGGAAGAAAATGTTTTGGCAGAGGATAAAAATACAGACTTTGGAGCAGAGGAAGAAAAGGAAGGAAGCACATATTTTGACCGGACAGAACATGACTGGATCGCAAGCCAGGAAATGGGAAGTACGATACTCCGTGAGACAGAAAACCTGTGGACACCGATGAAGCGTTTTCTTCACAGACGCAGAAAACCAAAGTGGGGAGACTGGGACGGGCTGTATATTGAAGAAGAAGATCTCTAG
- a CDS encoding TadE family protein translates to MRGYTVEMSFLMPIIMLLVMSSIYAFFYYHDKNIIAGAAYETAVVGSNKAREKPGSQTGTGDKSGTDAAELETLFQSRVNGKCILLSTIQGQVTVEGDEVCVRAQGTWRKMKVSVEKRAAITEPEKKLRDIKKIKEFVNGT, encoded by the coding sequence GTGAGAGGTTATACAGTAGAGATGTCATTCTTAATGCCAATCATTATGTTGCTGGTCATGAGCAGTATCTATGCATTTTTTTATTACCATGACAAGAATATAATTGCGGGAGCAGCTTATGAGACAGCGGTAGTTGGAAGCAATAAGGCGAGAGAAAAACCGGGTTCACAGACCGGAACTGGAGATAAAAGCGGGACAGATGCGGCGGAACTGGAAACACTTTTTCAAAGTCGCGTGAATGGAAAGTGTATCCTATTATCTACAATCCAGGGACAGGTTACGGTGGAAGGAGATGAAGTCTGTGTCCGGGCACAGGGAACATGGAGGAAGATGAAAGTCAGTGTGGAAAAACGTGCGGCAATTACAGAACCGGAGAAAAAGCTTCGGGATATTAAGAAAATAAAGGAGTTCGTCAATGGAACGTAA
- a CDS encoding prepilin peptidase, with amino-acid sequence MGNINRMVDIVVLLILTGLSVSDIRNKKVSRRVLTLWGILTVIWKIVDFYRIRVFLEKMEQTNVENLVGICAGIGVGVLFLLVSKVTEEAIGYGDSVAIMILGGYLGFWKVVGVLAAAFFTSGVCSVILAFRGRVKTMPFFPFLTLGYILMLAEQGGAA; translated from the coding sequence GTGGGAAATATAAATAGAATGGTAGATATAGTTGTGCTGTTAATTCTAACCGGGCTGTCTGTGTCAGATATTAGAAATAAAAAAGTTTCCAGAAGAGTTCTGACATTGTGGGGAATATTGACAGTCATCTGGAAAATAGTGGACTTTTATCGGATCAGAGTGTTCCTGGAAAAGATGGAACAGACAAATGTAGAGAATCTTGTTGGAATCTGTGCAGGAATCGGAGTGGGAGTGCTGTTCCTTCTTGTCAGTAAAGTGACAGAAGAAGCAATCGGTTATGGGGACAGCGTGGCAATTATGATTCTTGGAGGATATCTGGGGTTTTGGAAAGTTGTGGGAGTGCTGGCAGCAGCATTTTTTACAAGTGGAGTCTGTTCGGTGATATTGGCATTTCGCGGGCGGGTGAAGACGATGCCATTTTTTCCATTTTTGACTCTTGGATATATTCTGATGCTGGCAGAGCAGGGAGGTGCAGCGTGA
- a CDS encoding DUF5702 domain-containing protein, giving the protein MYLSLVFILLISFAGAMLESASLQNVKNYRRADMTRAVESIFAEYQKELWEVYGIFALEGSYETGSYSEELLKERLAYYGASGMDQEITRIQLLTDQGASAFYEQVTAYMENKYGLDKVKKLVGQTDTWKAGEEALQNYERDGAKTEQELQELLSQKEELPEEENPLSHVAKLKSMPLVDLIMPKGRVMSKKSITLSEMVSHRKRNQGYGDFSDVAGSESTISKLLFGEYVLEHFKMASDSLQSGNENYNSGDSVGGDFVRGDSANEDFSNGNRGDMAGAGSLDYELEYILEGHASDRENLETVASKLLMVRFVPDYAYIQTDPEKKAEAEAAALTLCTVIGLPELAEGAAQGILLAWAYGEAIMDIRTLISGGKVPLVKNAEDWKLSLSGLMQLGSAGENVAADSGKDMESGLAYREYLRMLLFLKSQDEVGMRTLDMVEQNLKIRYGQTFFRADACISRVEFHSTCNLRRGIMYDFPTYFGYN; this is encoded by the coding sequence GTGTATTTAAGTCTGGTATTTATTTTACTTATTTCATTTGCCGGAGCAATGCTGGAAAGTGCCTCTTTACAGAATGTAAAAAATTACAGAAGAGCAGATATGACACGGGCGGTGGAAAGTATATTTGCAGAGTATCAGAAGGAACTCTGGGAAGTCTACGGAATTTTTGCGCTGGAAGGAAGTTATGAGACGGGCAGTTACAGTGAAGAATTGTTAAAGGAACGGCTGGCCTATTACGGAGCAAGCGGGATGGATCAGGAAATTACAAGAATTCAGCTATTGACGGACCAAGGTGCCAGTGCATTTTACGAGCAGGTGACGGCATATATGGAAAATAAATACGGACTGGATAAGGTGAAGAAACTGGTTGGACAGACAGATACATGGAAAGCAGGAGAGGAGGCTTTACAAAATTATGAAAGGGACGGGGCAAAAACGGAACAGGAATTACAGGAGCTGTTGTCGCAGAAGGAGGAACTTCCAGAGGAAGAGAATCCCTTATCGCATGTGGCGAAATTAAAAAGCATGCCTCTTGTAGATCTGATTATGCCAAAGGGACGTGTAATGTCAAAAAAAAGTATTACGTTATCGGAAATGGTATCTCATAGAAAACGAAATCAGGGATATGGAGATTTCTCAGATGTAGCAGGATCGGAAAGTACAATCAGTAAATTACTGTTTGGAGAGTACGTGCTGGAACATTTCAAGATGGCTTCAGATAGCCTGCAATCTGGCAATGAAAATTATAATAGTGGAGATTCTGTCGGTGGAGATTTTGTCAGAGGAGATTCTGCTAATGAAGACTTCAGCAACGGGAATCGTGGTGACATGGCAGGTGCGGGGAGTCTGGACTATGAACTGGAATATATTCTGGAAGGTCACGCCAGCGACAGAGAAAATTTGGAGACGGTTGCCAGTAAGCTTCTTATGGTCCGATTTGTGCCGGATTATGCGTATATCCAGACGGATCCGGAAAAGAAAGCAGAAGCCGAGGCGGCAGCGCTTACATTATGTACGGTGATCGGACTTCCGGAACTGGCAGAGGGTGCCGCGCAGGGAATTTTACTTGCATGGGCTTATGGTGAAGCAATCATGGATATTAGAACGCTGATAAGTGGAGGAAAAGTACCACTTGTAAAGAACGCAGAGGATTGGAAGCTAAGCCTTTCCGGACTGATGCAGCTTGGCAGTGCAGGAGAAAATGTGGCAGCAGATAGTGGTAAAGATATGGAAAGCGGACTTGCTTATCGGGAATACCTTCGCATGCTGTTGTTCCTGAAATCCCAGGATGAAGTTGGGATGCGTACATTAGATATGGTGGAACAAAATTTAAAGATACGATATGGACAGACATTTTTTCGGGCAGATGCCTGCATCAGCAGAGTAGAATTTCACAGCACATGTAATCTGCGTCGTGGAATCATGTACGATTTTCCGACATATTTTGGATACAATTAA
- a CDS encoding Flp1 family type IVb pilin, translating into MWRVWYLKHRVREILENKDGVGVVEIILILVVLISLVVIFKSQLTSLVETIFEKITSESSGI; encoded by the coding sequence ATGTGGAGAGTTTGGTATTTAAAACACAGAGTGAGAGAAATATTGGAAAACAAAGACGGAGTCGGAGTTGTGGAAATTATCTTAATTTTGGTTGTACTGATTTCACTTGTCGTTATATTCAAATCTCAGCTCACAAGTCTGGTCGAGACGATTTTCGAGAAGATTACAAGCGAGAGCAGCGGTATTTAA
- a CDS encoding type II secretion system F family protein yields the protein MGKFRELGEKWTTWFIHRSYWQQDIKKCEYVKMILKVIIIVTGTAWIYYRSWVAVILLIPAGVWYYIQLLDECIKRKEQEFLVQFKELIQTFSSLLNTGYSVENAVKESLKEMQIFYSDDAAILRELEIMVRQIRVQVPVEQAVEELSERTKLPDVESFAGVFVTAKRSGGNLMSIIRNTADQIGDKIDVKREIDTMLAAKKYEFQVMSVIPFGIVLYMTVSFPEFMGNLYGNIAGRGVMTGCLIIYLGAYGLGRKIIEIEV from the coding sequence ATGGGAAAATTCAGGGAACTTGGAGAAAAATGGACGACCTGGTTCATACACAGAAGTTACTGGCAGCAGGATATAAAGAAGTGTGAATATGTAAAAATGATCTTGAAGGTCATCATTATTGTGACAGGAACGGCATGGATATATTATCGCTCATGGGTGGCAGTTATATTGTTGATTCCGGCAGGCGTGTGGTATTACATACAGCTTCTGGACGAATGCATTAAGCGAAAAGAACAGGAGTTTCTAGTACAGTTCAAAGAACTGATACAGACATTTTCCTCTTTACTGAATACAGGATATTCTGTGGAAAATGCAGTGAAAGAGAGCCTGAAAGAGATGCAGATTTTTTACTCTGATGATGCGGCAATTCTACGTGAGCTGGAAATCATGGTCAGGCAGATCCGGGTACAGGTACCGGTGGAACAGGCAGTAGAAGAACTGTCCGAGAGAACAAAGCTTCCAGATGTGGAAAGCTTTGCCGGAGTCTTTGTCACGGCCAAGAGAAGCGGAGGAAATCTGATGTCTATTATCCGCAATACAGCGGATCAGATTGGAGACAAAATTGATGTAAAACGGGAAATTGATACAATGTTGGCGGCGAAAAAATATGAATTTCAGGTGATGTCGGTCATTCCTTTTGGAATTGTACTTTATATGACTGTCAGTTTTCCGGAATTTATGGGAAATCTTTACGGAAATATAGCAGGAAGAGGAGTGATGACAGGATGTCTGATCATATATTTGGGCGCATACGGGCTTGGGCGAAAGATCATCGAGATCGAAGTCTGA
- a CDS encoding CpaF family protein codes for MIQAEQLHARILEELDLSRDIPDEELTELIHRVLDEASGREYIPLGKKAELGRELFNAFRKFDLLQEFLEDDKITEIMINGTENIFLEKEGKLIRSGKRFVSREKLEDVIQQIVAGSNRIVNEASPIVDARLPDGSRVNVVLGPIALNGPIVTIRKFPKEAITMKQLIRWGSICREVKEFLVKLVRAGYNIFISGGTGSGKTTFLNALSQYIPKDERIITIEDNAELRILDIPNLVTLEARCANLEGTGEITIRELIRTALRMRPNRIIVGEVRGAEAIDMLQALNTGHDGSLSTGHANSPKDMLSRLESMVLMGMDLPLGAVQRQIASGIDIIVHLGRLRDKSRKVLEVSEILDYQDGEILVSPLYRFEETGEKDGKIQGTWRKMDDLVHTQKLLAAGYKEV; via the coding sequence ATGATACAGGCGGAACAGCTTCATGCGAGGATTCTGGAGGAACTGGATCTGTCCAGAGATATTCCGGATGAGGAGCTGACGGAGTTGATTCACCGCGTGCTGGACGAGGCATCCGGCAGAGAATATATACCGCTTGGGAAAAAGGCGGAGCTTGGCAGAGAATTATTTAATGCATTCCGGAAATTTGATCTTCTTCAGGAATTTCTGGAAGATGATAAGATCACGGAGATTATGATTAACGGGACTGAGAATATATTTCTGGAGAAGGAAGGAAAACTGATCAGATCCGGGAAAAGGTTTGTTTCGCGGGAGAAGCTGGAAGATGTCATTCAACAGATCGTTGCAGGATCCAATCGAATCGTAAATGAAGCATCTCCAATCGTGGACGCAAGACTTCCGGACGGGTCGAGAGTAAATGTGGTACTGGGGCCCATCGCTTTAAATGGGCCCATAGTAACCATAAGAAAATTTCCAAAAGAAGCAATTACAATGAAACAGTTGATCCGGTGGGGTTCTATCTGCCGGGAAGTAAAAGAATTTCTGGTAAAGCTTGTTAGGGCAGGCTACAACATATTCATCAGTGGAGGAACCGGATCAGGCAAGACCACATTCCTGAATGCTTTATCGCAATACATACCAAAGGATGAAAGAATCATTACAATTGAGGACAACGCAGAACTACGGATTCTGGATATTCCAAACCTGGTAACTCTTGAGGCGAGATGCGCCAATCTTGAGGGAACAGGTGAGATTACTATACGCGAATTAATTCGGACGGCGCTTCGGATGAGACCAAATCGCATCATTGTCGGGGAAGTTCGCGGAGCCGAAGCAATTGATATGCTGCAGGCACTTAATACCGGTCATGATGGAAGTCTTAGTACCGGTCATGCCAATAGTCCTAAGGATATGCTTTCTAGGCTGGAGAGCATGGTGCTGATGGGAATGGATCTTCCTCTGGGGGCAGTTCAGAGACAGATCGCATCAGGAATCGACATTATTGTGCATCTTGGAAGACTCAGAGATAAAAGCCGTAAAGTACTGGAGGTTTCAGAAATCCTGGATTATCAGGACGGTGAGATTCTGGTGAGTCCACTGTACAGATTCGAAGAGACAGGAGAAAAGGATGGGAAAATTCAGGGAACTTGGAGAAAAATGGACGACCTGGTTCATACACAGAAGTTACTGGCAGCAGGATATAAAGAAGTGTGA
- a CDS encoding 4'-phosphopantetheinyl transferase family protein → MEFKFLKLRDLQGKTPSFPAAGEVHIIYVPEPDDSNLHKAGAGRAMIREILSYYLCIDKGLVCLHESRHGKPYLASPAIGRSLYFNISHTGGYLAFAMSTSTPLGIDIEKVDRNVRLQSLMGRFFHAEEIKKFLDYSDEERVKHFIHYWTLKESFVKGLGTGMTTSFTSFYLTKESERTFYVTPDKKELQDEYSSWRITSILAPKGFICSVAYRLS, encoded by the coding sequence ATGGAGTTCAAATTCTTAAAATTACGCGATTTACAAGGTAAAACTCCTTCATTTCCTGCTGCGGGTGAAGTACACATTATCTATGTGCCGGAACCGGATGACAGCAACTTGCACAAAGCAGGTGCCGGGCGTGCCATGATCAGAGAAATCCTTTCTTATTATCTGTGTATTGACAAAGGTCTGGTATGCCTGCATGAATCCAGGCATGGCAAACCCTATCTTGCCTCTCCAGCAATCGGACGGAGTCTTTATTTTAATATTTCTCATACCGGAGGCTACCTTGCATTTGCAATGTCAACCTCTACACCACTAGGTATTGATATTGAAAAAGTTGACAGAAATGTCAGGCTTCAATCGCTGATGGGACGTTTTTTTCACGCGGAGGAAATTAAAAAATTTCTTGATTACTCTGACGAAGAGCGTGTAAAACATTTTATCCATTATTGGACTTTGAAAGAATCCTTCGTAAAGGGACTTGGAACGGGTATGACAACTTCTTTCACTTCTTTTTATCTTACGAAGGAATCCGAACGTACATTTTACGTCACTCCGGATAAAAAAGAACTCCAGGACGAATATTCATCCTGGAGAATCACTTCCATTCTTGCTCCCAAAGGGTTTATCTGCAGTGTTGCTTACCGGCTCTCATAA
- a CDS encoding pro-sigmaK processing inhibitor BofA family protein, with protein MSQRCSNFMINFLIRMAVGVMLILVINGFFVSKEIPVRVGLNPITMAASGTLGVPGVALLYGVAFYESR; from the coding sequence ATGTCACAGAGATGTTCGAATTTTATGATAAATTTTCTGATTCGTATGGCAGTCGGGGTGATGTTGATTCTTGTGATAAATGGATTCTTCGTGTCAAAAGAGATTCCGGTAAGGGTGGGGCTGAATCCAATAACAATGGCCGCCTCCGGAACATTAGGAGTCCCGGGGGTTGCCCTGCTATATGGTGTGGCCTTTTATGAGAGCCGGTAA
- a CDS encoding deoxycytidylate deaminase → MSDKRKDYINWDEYFMGVAKLSGLRSKDPNTQVGCCIVSQDNKILSMGYNGLPKGCSDDEFPWVREGEDPLKTKYVYTVHSELNAILNFRGGSLEGAKLYVSLFPCNECAKAIIQSGIKEVIYDCNKYDGSTAVQASMRMFDAAGVAYHQYKRSDRKIEIEL, encoded by the coding sequence GTGAGTGATAAACGTAAAGACTATATCAACTGGGATGAGTATTTTATGGGAGTAGCAAAGCTATCCGGACTTAGATCCAAAGACCCGAATACTCAGGTTGGGTGCTGTATTGTCAGTCAGGATAATAAGATTTTATCTATGGGATATAATGGACTGCCGAAGGGCTGCTCAGATGATGAGTTCCCGTGGGTGAGAGAAGGAGAAGATCCATTAAAGACAAAATATGTCTATACAGTACACAGTGAACTGAATGCGATTCTGAATTTCCGTGGAGGAAGTCTGGAAGGAGCAAAGCTCTATGTGTCTCTTTTCCCATGTAATGAGTGTGCAAAAGCAATCATTCAAAGTGGAATCAAAGAAGTTATCTACGACTGTAACAAATATGATGGAAGCACAGCTGTACAGGCATCTATGCGTATGTTCGATGCAGCAGGAGTGGCTTATCACCAATACAAGAGATCGGATCGCAAGATAGAGATTGAATTGTAA
- the upp gene encoding uracil phosphoribosyltransferase, with the protein MSKVQVMDHPLIQHKVNYIRRKEVGSKEFREIVGEIAALMCYEATRDLKLQDVEIETPICKMVGKELSGKKLAVVPILRAGLGMVDGMLSMIPAAKVGHIGLYRDPETYEPVEYYCKLPTDCDEREVFVVDPMLATGGSSVAAIQMLKEKGVKHIRFMCIIAAPEGVERMQKEHPDVDIYIGALDEKLNEHKYIIPGLGDAGDRIFGTK; encoded by the coding sequence ATGTCTAAAGTACAGGTTATGGATCATCCGCTGATCCAGCACAAAGTGAATTATATCCGCAGAAAAGAAGTTGGTTCCAAGGAGTTCCGTGAGATTGTTGGGGAGATTGCGGCTCTTATGTGTTATGAGGCAACAAGAGATCTGAAATTACAGGATGTAGAGATCGAGACACCAATCTGTAAGATGGTTGGAAAAGAATTAAGTGGGAAGAAATTGGCAGTTGTACCGATCTTACGTGCAGGACTGGGAATGGTCGATGGAATGCTGAGCATGATCCCGGCTGCAAAAGTAGGTCATATCGGTCTTTACAGAGATCCGGAAACGTATGAACCAGTGGAATATTATTGTAAGCTTCCGACAGACTGTGATGAGAGGGAAGTATTTGTTGTGGATCCTATGCTGGCAACAGGAGGTTCAAGCGTAGCAGCAATTCAGATGTTGAAGGAAAAAGGTGTGAAACATATTCGTTTCATGTGCATTATAGCAGCTCCGGAAGGCGTAGAACGTATGCAGAAAGAGCATCCGGATGTAGATATTTATATCGGTGCTCTGGATGAAAAACTCAATGAGCATAAGTATATTATTCCGGGACTTGGTGATGCTGGAGATCGTATTTTCGGAACGAAATAG
- a CDS encoding L-threonylcarbamoyladenylate synthase, producing MKTIVEKITKEQLNTEEGKKIIGQAGDFLKEGGLVAFPTETVYGLGADALNKTASTKIYAAKGRPSDNPLIVHITNMGALDKIADIIPEVAYKVADAYWPGPLTMIFQKTEEVPYETTGGLDTVAVRMPSDEIARALIDAGGGYIAAPSANTSGRPSPTKAEHVEEDLSGKIEMILDGGAVDIGVESTILDMTVTPPMILRPGAITKEMLTELIGEVDIDRTLITPDSKVKPKAPGMKYRHYAPKADLSIVEGPMELVIDAINQMSAERMAKGHRVGVIGTQETVGRYKADVVKSIGTRADEATIANHLYAVLREFDDAEVEYIYSESFAAGGIGSAIMNRLLKAAGHHVIEA from the coding sequence ATGAAGACAATAGTAGAAAAAATTACAAAAGAACAACTTAATACAGAGGAAGGAAAGAAGATTATTGGTCAGGCCGGAGACTTTTTAAAAGAAGGTGGATTGGTAGCGTTTCCAACGGAAACAGTATATGGTCTCGGTGCTGATGCTTTGAATAAGACCGCTTCAACCAAGATTTATGCGGCAAAGGGCAGACCTTCAGATAATCCTCTGATCGTGCATATTACGAATATGGGAGCACTGGATAAGATTGCAGATATTATTCCGGAAGTTGCTTATAAAGTGGCTGATGCTTACTGGCCGGGACCGCTTACAATGATTTTCCAGAAGACAGAGGAAGTGCCATATGAGACAACAGGAGGTCTGGATACAGTTGCAGTACGTATGCCAAGTGATGAGATCGCAAGAGCTTTGATCGATGCGGGCGGCGGGTATATTGCTGCGCCAAGCGCGAATACTTCAGGACGTCCGAGCCCGACGAAAGCTGAGCATGTAGAAGAAGATTTAAGCGGTAAGATCGAGATGATTTTAGATGGAGGAGCAGTAGATATCGGAGTTGAATCTACCATTCTGGATATGACCGTAACACCGCCTATGATTTTACGCCCTGGTGCGATTACAAAGGAGATGCTCACAGAACTTATCGGTGAAGTAGACATTGACAGAACATTGATCACGCCGGACAGCAAAGTGAAACCGAAAGCTCCGGGGATGAAGTATCGACATTATGCTCCGAAAGCGGATCTTAGTATTGTGGAGGGACCGATGGAACTTGTGATCGATGCGATCAACCAGATGTCTGCAGAGCGTATGGCTAAAGGACACAGAGTCGGTGTGATCGGAACACAAGAGACTGTAGGCCGATACAAGGCAGACGTAGTGAAAAGCATAGGAACAAGGGCAGACGAAGCAACTATCGCCAATCATTTGTATGCGGTATTGCGCGAGTTCGATGATGCTGAAGTAGAGTATATATATAGTGAATCATTTGCAGCCGGAGGAATCGGCAGTGCAATTATGAATCGATTGCTAAAGGCAGCAGGACATCATGTGATAGAGGCTTGA
- a CDS encoding N-acetylmuramoyl-L-alanine amidase family protein, which translates to MRKKIELLVLLLALAGIYTVSRNLEKYVQSDQVKSEQERKMDLVVIDSGHGGSDPGKVGINEVLEKDINLKISKQVEKELKNKGYQVVMTREKDQMLAGETSGNSKIQDMKARVDLINEKAPGLAVSIHQNSYHEEEIHGAQVFYYSHSAEGHTAAKLMQQALLGVDSENTRQEKANDTYYLLRRTQVPTIIVECGFLSNQQEAELLAGKDYQKKIAKAIATGIDEYLRNAADGT; encoded by the coding sequence GTGCGCAAGAAAATTGAATTGTTAGTATTACTTCTGGCGCTGGCAGGAATCTATACCGTCAGCCGAAATCTGGAAAAATATGTACAATCGGATCAGGTGAAAAGTGAACAAGAGCGGAAGATGGATCTTGTTGTTATAGATAGTGGTCACGGGGGAAGTGATCCGGGAAAGGTTGGTATCAATGAAGTCCTGGAAAAAGATATCAACCTTAAGATTTCAAAACAAGTGGAAAAAGAACTGAAGAATAAAGGTTATCAAGTTGTTATGACCAGGGAAAAAGATCAGATGCTCGCAGGAGAAACTTCCGGAAATTCCAAAATACAGGATATGAAAGCGAGAGTTGATCTGATAAATGAAAAGGCTCCGGGGCTTGCGGTCAGCATTCATCAGAATAGTTATCACGAAGAGGAAATACATGGTGCACAGGTATTTTATTATTCCCATTCAGCAGAAGGGCATACAGCGGCAAAGCTGATGCAGCAGGCGCTTCTTGGCGTGGACAGTGAGAATACGAGGCAGGAAAAGGCCAATGATACATATTACCTGCTCAGGAGGACTCAGGTGCCGACAATCATCGTAGAGTGTGGTTTCCTGAGCAACCAACAAGAAGCAGAGCTTCTGGCGGGAAAAGATTATCAGAAAAAAATCGCCAAGGCAATCGCAACAGGAATTGACGAGTATCTGAGAAATGCTGCCGATGGTACATAG